A single window of Nitrospirota bacterium DNA harbors:
- a CDS encoding ATP-binding protein, translating into MTKKGIKKLKIRRLKIINFKAIDFIEIEFPKPIIKNEPDVFVMGSINGLGKTSILEACTLLVLAITGGIKLRNRGPFEFPINFFDLLIRSGSDKAVIEADVEINNKVQLVSLTLHTNGKIDIDHPNAVSANKDGNVEMYDYFIHTLAGYSNEPLLFSYFMYFHSYRKVQEGRIPLGMIVDREERDEHIPRLRPFYRKPLKSIFKGEVLKAFIGGANLVETLDPKDSSAVLIKLNNLLKNYAKGTIEKLTADADSTVDFRVTPVNGGKSFAFDGLSSGQKEIISTLFLIWHYTQNSSAVVLIDEPELHLNHEWHRNFIGQLNIMAPNNQYIIATHSEDIADSVDKNRRIILRHS; encoded by the coding sequence ATGACGAAAAAAGGCATAAAAAAATTAAAAATCAGGCGTCTAAAGATTATAAATTTTAAGGCGATTGATTTTATAGAAATAGAATTCCCTAAACCAATAATTAAGAATGAACCGGATGTTTTTGTTATGGGTAGCATTAATGGCCTCGGAAAGACCTCTATACTGGAGGCCTGCACTCTTTTAGTTTTAGCCATTACCGGTGGAATAAAGCTCAGAAATAGAGGCCCTTTTGAATTCCCTATTAATTTCTTTGATTTATTGATACGTTCAGGTTCAGATAAAGCTGTTATAGAGGCTGATGTAGAAATAAACAATAAAGTGCAATTAGTAAGTTTAACATTACACACAAATGGGAAAATAGATATAGACCATCCTAATGCTGTTAGTGCCAATAAAGATGGAAATGTTGAAATGTATGACTATTTTATTCATACTTTAGCTGGCTACTCTAATGAACCCTTATTATTTTCTTACTTTATGTATTTTCATAGTTACAGAAAAGTACAGGAGGGGAGAATACCGTTAGGAATGATAGTGGACCGTGAAGAACGAGATGAGCATATTCCACGATTAAGGCCTTTTTACAGAAAGCCGTTAAAAAGCATTTTTAAGGGTGAGGTACTGAAAGCTTTTATAGGAGGAGCTAATCTTGTTGAAACTCTTGACCCTAAGGATTCATCAGCTGTGTTAATAAAACTTAACAATCTGCTTAAAAATTATGCTAAAGGTACAATTGAAAAACTCACTGCTGATGCCGATAGTACAGTTGACTTCAGAGTAACTCCAGTAAACGGCGGTAAGTCTTTTGCTTTTGATGGTTTGAGTTCAGGGCAAAAGGAAATCATATCCACGTTGTTTTTAATTTGGCATTATACACAGAATTCATCGGCTGTTGTTTTGATAGACGAACCTGAATTACACCTTAATCACGAGTGGCATAGAAATTTTATAGGACAACTAAATATCATGGCTCCAAATAACCAATATATTATAGCAACTCATTCTGAGGATATTGCTGACTCGGTAGATAAGAACAGACGGATAATACTGCGACACAGCTAA
- the tpx gene encoding thiol peroxidase — MDRTGVITFQGGGLTLTGNEVKVGDKAPDFTLTDNALGAVTLKDFAGKTKIISVTPSLDTPVCDAQLRKFNEEEAKSGSDVVVLNVSMDLPFANARFCATAGINAAKTLSDYKDASFGLNYGVLIKELRLLTRAIFVVDKNDVIKYIEIVPEITNPPDYGKALAAAK, encoded by the coding sequence ATGGACAGGACTGGAGTTATAACATTTCAGGGAGGCGGCTTAACACTTACCGGAAACGAAGTAAAGGTTGGTGACAAGGCGCCTGACTTCACACTTACAGACAACGCCCTAGGAGCAGTTACCCTTAAGGATTTTGCCGGGAAAACAAAAATAATCAGCGTAACCCCGTCTCTTGATACTCCTGTGTGCGACGCCCAGCTGAGGAAATTTAACGAGGAGGAGGCAAAGTCAGGCTCTGATGTTGTTGTGCTAAACGTAAGCATGGACCTACCATTTGCAAATGCAAGGTTTTGTGCCACTGCCGGCATTAACGCCGCTAAAACCCTTTCTGATTACAAGGACGCATCGTTTGGCTTAAATTACGGTGTTTTGATTAAGGAACTAAGGCTCCTTACACGCGCTATTTTTGTTGTTGATAAGAACGATGTTATTAAATACATAGAAATTGTACCGGAGATTACCAATCCGCCGGATTACGGTAAAGCATTAGCCGCTGCTAAATAA
- a CDS encoding nitrous oxide-stimulated promoter family protein, whose product MAFKIKRIELEKKTVGKMISLYCRKNHKAAANTLCPDCQSLHDYAQVRLDRCKFQDSKPNCSHCTIHCYKPDMREKIKAVMRFSGPRMIFRNPILAFLHSIDGIINKKSG is encoded by the coding sequence ATGGCTTTTAAAATAAAAAGAATTGAACTTGAAAAAAAAACTGTTGGAAAGATGATTTCACTTTATTGCAGGAAAAATCACAAGGCTGCGGCTAACACACTATGCCCCGACTGCCAGTCACTCCACGATTATGCTCAGGTACGCCTTGACAGGTGTAAATTCCAGGACAGTAAACCAAACTGCAGCCACTGCACAATACACTGTTATAAGCCCGATATGAGGGAGAAGATCAAGGCCGTTATGCGCTTTTCAGGCCCCCGAATGATTTTCAGAAACCCCATCCTTGCCTTTCTGCACTCAATTGATGGAATCATTAACAAAAAAAGCGGTTAA
- a CDS encoding metallophosphoesterase — translation MKLFVVIFVALYSTIHYYVYSRITNAFPLPVHLRVAIVVFMALMVFTPMLIRLAERHDYENAASLSANVGYTWMGLIVIFLPVSFSLEIIRVISQSDFFSKMIQLKITSRTVFLLTLLITLSAYIYAFIDARVIRTVHLTIKTPKIPKGAGKIKIAQISDVHIGVLVRESRIKPIISILKREKPDIILSTGDFVDGQLDHLDGLSNLFLELNPPSGKYAVIGNHELYAGLQDSLEFTKKSGFTILRNEAVTVGFLNIAGVDDKDISRFNIAETKTETDLLSALPKDKFTILLKHRPIISPDSVGLFDLQLSGHTHGGQIFPYNVFPLLVFKINTGYTKLTNGSSIYLNRGAGTWGPPIRLFEPPEVTIIEIDTE, via the coding sequence ATGAAATTATTCGTCGTAATTTTTGTGGCGCTCTACAGCACAATCCACTACTACGTCTATAGCCGTATAACAAACGCTTTCCCGCTGCCGGTTCATCTGAGGGTTGCCATTGTTGTTTTTATGGCGCTGATGGTCTTTACCCCTATGCTTATAAGGCTTGCAGAACGCCACGATTATGAAAATGCCGCCTCACTTAGCGCAAACGTGGGTTATACATGGATGGGGCTTATCGTTATTTTTCTTCCTGTCTCATTTTCTCTTGAAATTATACGGGTAATATCACAGTCTGATTTCTTCTCAAAAATGATACAGCTAAAAATCACCAGCCGGACAGTTTTCTTACTGACTCTCTTAATAACACTCTCAGCTTACATCTACGCCTTTATTGACGCACGAGTAATACGTACAGTGCATCTTACAATAAAGACTCCAAAAATTCCCAAAGGAGCCGGTAAAATTAAAATAGCCCAAATATCAGACGTCCACATCGGAGTTCTTGTCAGAGAAAGCAGAATCAAGCCAATAATTTCCATTCTTAAGAGGGAAAAACCAGATATAATACTGTCAACCGGAGACTTTGTGGACGGACAACTTGATCATTTAGACGGGCTGTCAAACCTGTTTTTGGAGCTAAATCCTCCCTCCGGTAAATATGCAGTAATTGGAAACCATGAACTGTACGCAGGGCTTCAGGACTCTCTGGAGTTCACCAAAAAATCGGGATTTACAATACTTAGAAATGAGGCGGTTACTGTTGGATTTCTGAACATTGCCGGAGTGGATGACAAAGATATCAGCAGATTTAACATTGCTGAAACAAAAACTGAAACAGACCTGCTGTCAGCCCTGCCAAAAGATAAATTTACAATTTTATTAAAGCACAGGCCGATTATAAGTCCTGACTCTGTAGGACTTTTTGACCTTCAACTTTCAGGGCACACACATGGCGGACAGATTTTCCCATACAATGTTTTTCCACTGTTGGTATTTAAGATAAACACCGGCTATACCAAACTCACAAACGGCTCATCCATATACTTAAACCGCGGAGCCGGCACATGGGGCCCTCCCATACGACTCTTTGAGCCGCCCGAGGTAACAATCATAGAGATTGATACCGAGTAG
- a CDS encoding PstS family phosphate ABC transporter substrate-binding protein, with amino-acid sequence MRTKLASFLIFLFLAGLTGTVYGETAIVKADGSSTVFPISSAMAEEFQKAEKGKIRVTVGLSGTGGGFKKFCRGETDISDASRPIKETEAELCKSNKIKYIEIPVAYDGIAVVVNPKNTWVKDITVSELKKIWEPEAQAKISKWNQVRASWPDKEIHLFGLGVDSGTYDYFTEATVGKEHSSRGDYTSSADPNVLVQGISSDVNALGFFGVAYYENNKDKLKLVPVINDKKGGKDAVLPTYDNVLKGVYQPLSRPIFIYVSVQSAAKPEVQKFVEFYLKSAPNIVKEVGYISLPATAYPLGLNRFTKRMEGSVFGAHGSQIGVKIEDLLQKESISK; translated from the coding sequence ATGAGGACGAAATTAGCAAGTTTTTTGATCTTCCTTTTTTTAGCAGGTCTAACAGGCACGGTTTATGGGGAAACTGCAATTGTTAAGGCAGACGGTTCGTCAACTGTGTTTCCAATATCATCTGCAATGGCAGAGGAATTTCAAAAAGCTGAAAAGGGTAAAATTAGAGTTACTGTTGGATTATCCGGCACTGGGGGCGGTTTTAAAAAGTTCTGCAGAGGAGAGACAGATATAAGTGACGCTTCTAGACCAATAAAAGAGACAGAGGCTGAGCTTTGCAAATCCAACAAGATAAAATACATAGAAATTCCAGTGGCATATGACGGAATAGCAGTTGTTGTAAACCCAAAAAACACGTGGGTAAAGGATATTACTGTAAGTGAGCTTAAGAAAATTTGGGAACCAGAGGCACAAGCTAAAATTTCCAAATGGAATCAGGTTAGAGCTAGCTGGCCGGATAAGGAAATTCATCTGTTTGGCCTTGGTGTTGACTCAGGCACTTACGATTATTTTACTGAAGCTACGGTCGGTAAGGAACACTCAAGCAGGGGGGATTACACATCAAGTGCTGACCCAAATGTGTTAGTACAGGGGATATCATCCGATGTTAATGCTCTTGGCTTTTTTGGCGTTGCATACTACGAAAATAACAAGGATAAGTTAAAATTAGTCCCTGTCATCAATGATAAGAAAGGAGGCAAGGACGCTGTGCTTCCAACATATGATAATGTACTTAAGGGAGTTTACCAGCCGCTTTCAAGGCCAATTTTCATCTATGTGAGCGTTCAATCGGCTGCGAAACCAGAGGTTCAGAAATTTGTGGAGTTTTATTTAAAAAGTGCTCCAAACATTGTGAAAGAGGTTGGCTATATTTCCCTTCCTGCAACAGCCTATCCTTTAGGGCTTAACAGATTTACAAAAAGAATGGAGGGCTCAGTCTTTGGCGCTCACGGCTCTCAGATTGGCGTAAAGATAGAGGATCTTCTCCAGAAAGAATCTATTTCCAAGTAG
- a CDS encoding PAS domain S-box protein: MTDKNIPVDLQMLFNTVPIGVVYIGADMKVLKVNGFIEKLTGKSNDELTGRPCYEIIAEKADSQDKGSEMCSFCRKQQCLLTKNPAVVERSFGEKHIKITLTPKFNSRGEVTQYLEAIEDITSKLETEQKIVLNSQMQSVVDLILQISLEPIELKEQLERILDFIFTIPRLALESKGCVFLADEEKKKLKMKAQRGLTEPITTLCNEVPYGRCICGKVAQSREAVYAPDIDDRHDIRYDSMPAHGHYCVPIISGQKLLGVLNLFIGHNHKRDTDEEEFLATVANTIANVIERKRAEEVLRDQKEFLRSIVQSTQDAIITINADGIVLFWNDGAVRTFGYSTDEVVGIPLNFIIPERLIHKHEEGIKRVLSTGDSEAIGKTFELVAQNREGGEFPVELSLASWKNQRETFFTGIIRDISRRKCAEAELQQSVEKLRKVIGGIIQTIAMTVEVRDPYTAGHQRRVANLARAIATEMKLDEDTIDAIRMAGTIHDIGKIYVPAEILSKPGKLSDIEFELIKMHSEVGFDILKTIEFPWPVAQIVLQHHEKWDGSGYPIGLKGTGILLEARIICVSDVIEAITFHRPYRAGLGIEKAIEEIQKARGILFDPDVVDAATALFIGERFKFD; the protein is encoded by the coding sequence GTGACTGATAAAAATATTCCAGTTGATTTACAAATGCTTTTTAACACTGTCCCCATAGGCGTTGTTTATATTGGGGCTGATATGAAAGTCCTGAAAGTTAACGGCTTCATAGAAAAACTAACCGGTAAGTCAAATGATGAGCTAACAGGAAGACCTTGTTATGAGATAATAGCCGAAAAGGCAGATAGCCAGGACAAAGGGTCTGAAATGTGCAGCTTTTGCAGAAAACAGCAGTGTCTCTTAACTAAAAATCCTGCTGTTGTAGAAAGATCATTTGGCGAAAAACATATAAAAATAACACTCACTCCTAAATTTAATTCCAGGGGAGAGGTAACTCAATATCTTGAGGCCATTGAGGATATTACATCCAAACTTGAGACAGAGCAAAAGATAGTCTTAAACTCTCAGATGCAGTCAGTGGTTGACTTAATACTTCAAATCTCACTCGAACCTATAGAATTAAAAGAACAACTTGAACGTATCCTTGATTTTATATTTACAATTCCAAGACTGGCTCTTGAATCAAAAGGTTGTGTGTTTTTAGCCGATGAGGAAAAAAAGAAACTTAAGATGAAAGCACAAAGGGGATTAACCGAGCCGATTACGACCCTTTGTAATGAAGTGCCTTATGGCAGGTGTATCTGTGGTAAGGTAGCCCAAAGCAGGGAGGCAGTATATGCCCCGGATATAGACGACCGTCATGACATACGTTATGACTCTATGCCTGCGCACGGCCACTACTGTGTACCGATCATTTCTGGACAGAAGCTGCTTGGAGTTTTGAACCTGTTTATCGGACACAATCACAAGAGGGACACGGATGAGGAGGAGTTTCTGGCAACGGTGGCTAACACAATTGCTAACGTTATAGAGCGAAAAAGAGCAGAGGAGGTTTTAAGAGATCAGAAGGAGTTCCTCCGCTCTATAGTTCAATCAACTCAGGATGCCATAATTACAATTAACGCTGATGGCATTGTATTGTTTTGGAATGACGGCGCAGTAAGAACATTTGGTTACAGTACTGATGAGGTTGTAGGAATTCCTCTTAATTTTATAATTCCGGAGCGGTTAATACACAAACACGAAGAGGGCATTAAACGAGTGCTATCTACCGGGGATTCTGAGGCTATAGGCAAGACCTTTGAGCTTGTGGCCCAAAACAGAGAAGGGGGTGAATTCCCAGTTGAGTTGTCTTTAGCTTCCTGGAAAAATCAAAGAGAAACTTTTTTTACAGGAATAATAAGGGACATAAGCAGGAGAAAATGCGCAGAGGCAGAGCTTCAGCAGAGTGTTGAGAAGTTAAGAAAAGTAATAGGCGGCATAATCCAGACAATAGCTATGACTGTAGAGGTCAGGGACCCCTATACCGCAGGACATCAGCGGCGCGTGGCTAATCTTGCGCGGGCAATAGCCACTGAGATGAAACTCGATGAGGATACGATAGATGCCATACGAATGGCCGGCACCATTCATGACATCGGAAAAATCTATGTACCTGCAGAGATACTGAGTAAACCGGGGAAACTTAGCGATATAGAATTCGAACTGATAAAAATGCACTCTGAGGTTGGTTTTGATATTTTAAAAACCATAGAATTCCCGTGGCCTGTGGCGCAGATTGTGCTTCAGCACCATGAGAAATGGGATGGCAGCGGCTATCCTATTGGGCTTAAGGGCACAGGTATATTGCTTGAAGCAAGGATAATATGCGTTTCAGACGTAATTGAGGCAATAACATTCCACAGACCTTACAGAGCCGGACTTGGAATTGAAAAAGCTATCGAGGAGATACAAAAAGCAAGGGGTATTCTTTTTGACCCCGATGTCGTTGACGCTGCTACAGCGCTGTTTATCGGGGAGAGGTTTAAATTCGACTAA
- a CDS encoding TMEM165/GDT1 family protein has product MTAFLASVLVVFIAEMGDKTQLLAMCMAARYKWHTVMLGVFVATLANHLLAALAGTYVTRIVPMVYINVAAAVAFIMFGLWTIKGDDLQCEDKKSEMSPFWTVAVSFFVAEMGDKTQLAAVTLAAKYNSLMAVWLGTTVGMMVADGFGIIVGVVMGKNIPEKIVKWIAALIFILYGLYSLYIALH; this is encoded by the coding sequence ATGACAGCATTTTTAGCATCAGTACTTGTAGTGTTCATTGCCGAGATGGGAGACAAGACCCAGCTTCTGGCCATGTGTATGGCGGCAAGGTACAAGTGGCATACGGTAATGTTGGGGGTATTTGTGGCAACCCTTGCCAATCACCTGTTAGCTGCCCTGGCTGGCACGTATGTTACACGGATAGTTCCAATGGTTTATATAAATGTGGCTGCTGCCGTTGCGTTTATTATGTTTGGACTTTGGACTATTAAGGGAGACGACTTGCAATGCGAGGATAAGAAGTCTGAGATGAGCCCGTTTTGGACCGTTGCAGTGTCATTTTTTGTGGCTGAAATGGGTGATAAAACACAACTTGCTGCAGTAACTCTAGCCGCAAAGTATAACTCTTTGATGGCCGTTTGGCTTGGCACAACGGTTGGAATGATGGTAGCCGATGGCTTTGGTATTATAGTTGGGGTGGTTATGGGTAAAAACATTCCAGAAAAAATTGTTAAATGGATAGCCGCTCTTATTTTTATACTCTATGGTCTGTACAGCCTTTATATCGCACTTCACTAA
- a CDS encoding DUF1829 domain-containing protein produces MINEIQKHIDTYIVWLKDKTALRQVKDWIEITTPYLDRHNDYLQIYVKRQEHGFIFTDDGYTIEDLKQSGCELQSMKRKELLTFTLNGFGVKLENNSLTIQASSENFALKKHNLIQAILAVNDLFYLAAPMVTSLFLEDVTSWLKLCDIRYTPNINFTGKSGFVHRFDFVIPASKQQPERILKAINRPGRDSAEGVAFSWFDTKVVRPANSRAYAFLNDSEHAPAASVLDAIKSYNVKPVLWSEREEIREELAA; encoded by the coding sequence ATGATTAATGAAATCCAGAAACATATAGACACATATATAGTATGGCTTAAAGATAAAACAGCGCTACGACAGGTTAAAGACTGGATAGAGATAACAACACCTTATCTTGACAGGCATAATGATTATCTCCAAATCTATGTAAAACGGCAAGAGCATGGGTTTATTTTCACTGATGATGGGTACACAATTGAAGACCTTAAGCAATCAGGCTGCGAACTACAAAGCATGAAACGTAAGGAACTTCTAACTTTTACATTGAATGGGTTTGGGGTAAAACTAGAAAATAATTCATTAACGATTCAGGCCTCATCAGAAAATTTCGCGTTAAAGAAGCATAATTTAATTCAGGCGATATTGGCTGTTAATGACCTTTTTTATCTTGCTGCTCCTATGGTGACATCACTTTTTCTAGAAGATGTTACTTCATGGTTAAAATTGTGTGATATACGATACACTCCAAACATAAATTTTACTGGCAAAAGTGGATTTGTTCATAGATTTGACTTTGTTATTCCTGCATCAAAGCAACAGCCGGAACGCATCCTTAAAGCTATAAACAGGCCAGGCCGCGACTCAGCTGAGGGAGTTGCTTTTTCATGGTTTGACACCAAAGTTGTTAGACCGGCAAATTCACGGGCCTATGCGTTTCTGAACGACTCGGAACATGCTCCAGCGGCATCCGTTCTGGACGCAATAAAAAGTTATAATGTCAAACCCGTGCTTTGGAGTGAACGTGAAGAAATCCGAGAAGAGTTGGCAGCATAA
- a CDS encoding DUF4062 domain-containing protein, which yields MDKRYQVFVSSTYDDLHDERQEIMQALLELDCIPSGMELFPAANDDQLTLIKKIIDDCDYYIVIIGGRYGSISKDGVSYTEKEYCYALEKRKPIIGFIHKNPGQIPLDRSEKDPAGKEKLEAFIGKLDEEKVIQYWETSKDLALAVSTSLQKLIDNNPATGWVRADKVATEESELEILSLRQKVQELEEKLEAESNRPHGDIESLAQGDDSFIINYTFNEKTRSLTTTWNDIFKKISPSMIKGISRYEVLINLYTMLGKHLGMKDSYLSELELDDNFISQILNQFRLLGLIEVLSDNEEKWALTKKGNSVMSNLLAIKKG from the coding sequence GTGGATAAGCGTTATCAAGTATTTGTAAGTTCAACTTATGATGATTTGCATGATGAGCGGCAAGAGATTATGCAGGCACTTTTGGAACTTGACTGTATTCCATCAGGAATGGAACTCTTTCCGGCAGCGAATGATGATCAATTGACATTAATTAAAAAAATTATAGATGACTGTGATTACTACATTGTAATTATCGGTGGAAGGTACGGTTCAATCAGTAAAGATGGGGTCAGCTATACAGAAAAAGAATACTGCTACGCATTAGAAAAACGAAAACCTATCATTGGATTTATTCATAAAAACCCTGGGCAAATTCCACTGGATCGCTCTGAGAAAGATCCTGCCGGTAAGGAGAAACTTGAGGCATTTATTGGAAAACTTGACGAGGAAAAGGTGATACAATACTGGGAGACATCTAAAGACCTTGCTTTGGCTGTTTCAACAAGCCTTCAAAAATTAATAGACAATAATCCAGCAACCGGCTGGGTAAGAGCCGATAAAGTAGCCACTGAAGAAAGTGAATTGGAAATACTTAGTTTAAGACAAAAAGTTCAGGAATTAGAAGAAAAACTGGAAGCTGAGTCAAACAGACCACATGGAGATATTGAAAGTTTGGCACAGGGTGATGATTCTTTTATTATTAATTATACTTTTAATGAAAAGACTCGTTCACTTACAACCACTTGGAATGATATATTTAAGAAAATTTCCCCGTCAATGATAAAAGGAATTTCCAGATATGAAGTATTAATTAATTTGTACACTATGCTAGGCAAACACTTGGGTATGAAAGACAGTTATCTTAGTGAATTAGAGTTAGACGACAATTTTATAAGTCAAATATTAAATCAGTTTAGATTACTTGGGCTCATTGAAGTATTAAGCGACAATGAAGAAAAGTGGGCTTTAACAAAAAAGGGGAATTCTGTAATGTCAAACCTTCTGGCAATAAAAAAAGGATAA
- a CDS encoding sensor histidine kinase: MFKEKEEITLHIEYMDTKRIKSAEYYKILSELFKHKYKKIHFEIIIVTDDDALDFVKQYREELFKGVPFVFCGINDYTPEKTAGYQGFTGVNEGSDYEATVDLALKLNPGLKQFIVISDMTTTGILEKNSFNNAIGKYKQTINFTYLDNSTMDEVKQLVSKLKPDTAVFYLSFFKDRNGEDFTPSMAVTQITRASSVPVYGGVDYMLGYGIVGGMLKNSFYQGESAGKLAIRILNGEKADNIPVIMKSPNTFMFDYNVMQRFDIDISSLPAGAIVINKPETFYFKYKRVIWGVTALITVLIVFIVILLVNIRQRIMAQHELLKYQNHLEELVTERTSELKKATQHLVESEKMAALGGLVAGVAHEINTPVGIAVTAASHLQDVTSKLSVAINNKTAKKDELFNYFTHATKSSELILANLERTSELVKSFKLVSADQTSHEKRIFNIKDYIEKVITSLSPKLKHTSIEIKLDCPPDMEINSYPGELAQIITNLVINSLMHAYNEADKGVITIEISSTDDSFVLKYIDDGKGIPEENLSKIFNPFFTTNRAGGGTGLGLHILYNLITQTFKGTINCESTVGKGTTFTVTIPAT, from the coding sequence GCGCTTGACTTTGTCAAACAATACAGGGAAGAGCTTTTTAAAGGAGTGCCATTTGTTTTTTGTGGCATAAATGATTACACACCAGAAAAAACAGCAGGGTATCAGGGTTTTACGGGTGTTAATGAAGGGTCAGATTATGAAGCAACAGTGGATTTAGCACTGAAGTTAAATCCTGGACTGAAGCAGTTTATAGTTATCAGCGACATGACAACAACTGGAATTTTAGAAAAGAACTCTTTTAATAATGCAATTGGTAAGTATAAACAGACGATTAACTTTACATATCTTGACAACTCAACAATGGATGAGGTCAAACAACTTGTCAGCAAATTAAAGCCTGATACGGCTGTATTTTATCTTTCCTTTTTTAAAGACAGAAATGGTGAGGACTTTACACCGTCAATGGCAGTAACTCAAATAACGCGTGCATCATCGGTGCCTGTGTATGGCGGGGTTGACTACATGCTGGGGTATGGTATAGTTGGCGGTATGCTTAAAAACAGTTTCTACCAGGGTGAGTCAGCAGGTAAACTTGCTATTAGAATATTAAACGGCGAAAAAGCAGACAATATACCTGTAATCATGAAAAGTCCCAACACATTTATGTTTGATTATAATGTGATGCAGAGGTTTGACATAGATATTTCATCTTTGCCTGCTGGAGCCATTGTTATAAATAAACCGGAGACATTTTACTTCAAATACAAACGCGTGATATGGGGAGTTACGGCGCTCATAACCGTTCTGATTGTTTTTATCGTTATTCTCCTTGTTAACATCCGGCAGCGAATCATGGCTCAGCATGAATTGTTAAAATATCAGAATCATTTAGAAGAGCTCGTAACTGAGCGTACAAGCGAGTTAAAGAAAGCCACGCAGCACCTTGTGGAATCTGAAAAAATGGCAGCCCTTGGCGGGTTGGTAGCCGGTGTTGCACATGAAATAAACACGCCTGTTGGAATTGCTGTCACCGCTGCCTCACACCTGCAGGACGTGACAAGCAAACTCTCAGTTGCGATAAATAATAAGACCGCAAAAAAAGATGAGCTTTTTAACTATTTTACACATGCCACGAAATCCAGCGAGCTTATTTTAGCTAACCTTGAGCGAACCAGCGAACTCGTTAAGAGTTTCAAATTAGTCTCAGCCGATCAGACATCGCATGAAAAGCGTATATTTAACATCAAAGATTATATCGAAAAGGTGATAACAAGCCTTAGTCCTAAATTAAAACACACCTCAATAGAAATTAAACTTGATTGCCCGCCCGATATGGAGATAAACAGTTACCCAGGAGAATTGGCGCAGATAATCACAAATTTAGTAATAAACTCCCTGATGCACGCTTATAACGAGGCTGACAAAGGGGTCATAACTATAGAAATATCAAGTACCGATGATTCTTTTGTATTAAAGTATATCGATGACGGAAAGGGAATCCCGGAGGAGAATCTTAGCAAGATATTTAATCCGTTTTTCACGACAAACAGGGCAGGGGGAGGCACAGGGCTAGGCTTGCACATACTTTATAATCTTATAACCCAGACCTTTAAGGGCACTATTAATTGTGAAAGCACTGTAGGTAAAGGAACCACCTTTACCGTGACGATACCTGCAACCTAA